The Lepeophtheirus salmonis chromosome 1, UVic_Lsal_1.4, whole genome shotgun sequence genome has a segment encoding these proteins:
- the LOC121125777 gene encoding thiamine pyrophosphokinase 1-like, whose amino-acid sequence METNNLSWNLSKILDREPYAAIILNTPIDPVDEKIYSFWKKALFRATVDGGTDRWKEFVGELKDAPDPDLISGDFDSVTQETLSYYKSRGISSIVHTPDQDFTDFTKCLIEVKKRRQDLKSFFVHVQHSGRLDQIFGNIETLFHAKTILGSDSSIYLVNSNSISWLLTPGKYKIEYIPTKNKTYVGLIPIGTPVDSISTTGLRWNLDNGRLAFGELVSTSNEVDGNGVIIIKTSGDLLLNISGMGI is encoded by the coding sequence atggagACCAACAACTTATCTTGGaatttatccaaaatattgGACCGAGAGCCTTACGCTGCTATTATTTTGAACACACCCATCGATCCTgtggatgaaaaaatatattccttttggAAGAAGGCTTTGTTTCGAGCCACAGTAGATGGAGGAACAGATAGATGGAAGGAATTCGTAGGTGAATTGAAAGATGCCCCTGACCCTGATCTTATAAGTGGGGATTTTGACTCTGTTACTCAGGAAACTTTGTCTTACTACAAATCTAGAGGAATTAGTTCCATTGTTCATACTCCTGATCAAGACTTCACGGATTTTACGAAATGTTTAATTGAAGTTAAGAAGCGACGACAAGATCTCAAGTCCTTTTTTGTACATGTTCAACATTCTGGAAGGCTCGACCAGATATTTGGTAATATAGAAACACTCTTCCATGCAAAAACCATTCTTGGCTCAgattcttcaatatatttagtgaattcaaattcaatttcttgGCTCTTAACTCctggtaaatataaaattgagtaTATTCCAACTAAAAACAAGACCTATGTGGGTCTCATACCAATCGGTACACCTGTTGATTCTATTTCAACTACCGGACTGCGTTGGAATTTAGATAATGGCAGATTAGCTTTTGGAGAACTTGTTAGTACATCAAATGAAGTTGATGGAAATGGCgtaatcataattaaaacatCTGGAGACTTATTACTCAACATTAGCGGGATGggtatttag
- the LOC121121201 gene encoding uncharacterized protein isoform X1, producing MNVVDSEKVAQIFNALKSSLQCGICYSHLINPTTITDCGHTFCSLCIKGIIGANKNSRCPYCSEGTFSRRKGTFLDSKVSELLRYVERLNCPKESEGKKVTTSKTDGFLIQGPKLGVTKKTASRKRRGRATFSLESNTEDVFQLKSDQLDINHFMESQHSDHGNNIVSVSLLEDEDVNIASPKDDSTPTDKTFSKTVLLPNKGEKEKNTNFYPNGLTSRITEPRSKVANFFKRGSILPDKLPRRKVCAFNQLGSLLPHVASNLESKYPSIDSILARKHENKTFKSPSTPLAKEDPSTPLFSHRRSSEKSFKHHYHRRLINDSYSAFKSNNSLRDEEETIKDKYGSFRRLSKEKIIGAQPLTQTSNQTKTKDDYTQREVLKEMIPSVNVEMAVEKPDENEDDDLPTGPISLKKIDSNSQNRTPSLSQKSAQNHDTSDIEDGQSTQEMVQKLMKLKEQAALLHQKIESEKKIPPSDEEDEIFLSTPETLPKKKKRPPIGYPSSARKKLKVNTDEGNGGYVFPSGTKVMVSALQTDYDSSCYRKFCEIYEGQATFLSGDFDESINILILSTVNDEDLRCNRTVKYLFALASGKLIVSTKWVSDSLISGSLQNPVSYIVKDFSGFNGPQRSFQRNENTPPLFSQFEFGLIGEFDSDFDEEKLAKLIQLGGGRIVRNMSEMTNSDENVNLLVADKNIEENKRIRRGEANQIYNETGIAIVEKDWIVDSLGKYSLKGIIDYLINDVECLYARKNDYSCLLMDND from the exons ATGAATGTTGTGGACTCCGAGAAAGTGGCTCAAATATTCAATGCACTCAAGAGCAGTTTACAATGTGGTATCTGCTATAGTCACTTAATCAATCCGACGACTATCACTGACTGTGGCCATACTTTTTGCTCCTTGTGTATTAAAGGAATTATTGGAGCAAATAAAAATAG CCGATGTCCTTATTGCTCTGAAGGGACTTTTTCCCGCCGCAAAGGTACATTTTTGGACTCGAAAGTATCTGAATTACTTCGCTATGTGGAGAGGCTAAATTGCCCTAAGGAATCGGAGGGGAAGAAGGTCACAACATCTAAAACAGATGGTTTTCTCATTCAGGGTCCCAAATTGGGAGTAACGAAAAAGACGGCGAGTAGGAAACGTAGAGGTCGAGCGACTTTCAGCCTTGAATCCAATACAGAAGATGTTTTTCAGCTCAAGAGTGACCAATTggatattaatcattttatggaATCGCAACATTCTGATCATGGGAATAATATCGTGAGTGTCTCTCTTCTCGAGGATGAAGATGTGAATATTGCT AGTCCCAAGGATGATTCTACTCCTACagataaaactttttcaaaaacagtCTTACTTCCTAACAAaggagagaaagagaaaaatacgAATTTTTATCCTAATGGTCTAACATCACGTATTACTGAGCCACGATCAAAAGTAGCCAATTTCTTCAAACGGGGCTCTATACTTCCAGATAAACTCCCAAGACGAAAAGTATGTGCCTTTAATCAGTTAGGGTCCCTTTTGCCTCATGTAGCTTCTAATCTTGAATCAAAATATCCATCCATTGATTCAATCCTTGCAcgaaaacatgaaaataaaacttttaagtcACCCTCTACTCCCTTGGCAAAGGAGGATCCATCTACTCCTCTTTTTTCTCATCGAAGATCCTCtgaaaaatcttttaaacaCCACTATCATCGTCGGCTCATCAATGATAGTTACTCTGcctttaaaagtaataatagcCTTAGAGATGAAGAAGAAACCATAAAAGACAAATATGGGTCTTTCAGACGTCtatccaaagaaaaaatcattgggGCTCAACCCTTAACTCAAACTTCAAACCAAACTAAAACTAAGGATGATTATACACAGAGAGAAGTCCTTAAGGAAATGATTCCTTCAGTCAATGTGGAAATGGCAGTGGAGAAGCCAGATGAAAATGAGGATGATGATTTGCCAACTGGGCCAATAAGCTTGAAAAAAATCGACAGCAACTCTCAGAATAGGACACCATCTTTATCTCAAAAGAGCGCACAGAACCATGACACTTCCGATATAGAAGACGGTCAATCAACTCAAGAAATggtacaaaaattaatgaagctCAAAGAGCAAGCCGCCTTACTTCATCAAAAGATAgaaagtgagaaaaaaataccaCCAAGTGACGAAGAGGATGAAATATTCCTAAGCACACCTGAAACATTACCCAAGAAGAAGAAACGACCCCCCATTGGATATCCATCCTCAGCTCGTAAGAAACTTAAGGTAAATACTGATGAAGGTAATGGAGGCTACGTGTTCCCTTCGGGGACTAAAGTCATGGTGAGTGCTCTACAAACAGATTATGACTCGTCCTGTTATAGAAAGTTTTGTGAGATTTACGAAGGTCAAGCCACTTTTCTTAGTGGGGATTTTGATGAATCTATTAATATCCTCATTCTCAGCACTGTGAATGACGAGGATCTCCGATGTAATCGAactgtcaaatatttatttgctttagCGTCTGGTAAACTCATAGTATCCACTAAATGGGTTAGTGATTCCCTCATTTCAGGATCTCTACAGAATCCCGTATCCTATATTGTCAAAGACTTTTCGGGATTTAATGGCCCCCAACGCTCATTTCAAAGGAATGAAAATACTCCTCCACTATTTTCTCAATTTGAGTTTGGATTGATTGGTGAGTTTGACTCtgattttgatgaagaaaaactTGCCAAATTGATTCAACTGGGGGGAGGACGGATTGTACGAAACATGAGTGAGATGACGAATTCGGATGAAAATGTGAATTTACTTGTAGCTGACAAAAATATCGAGGAAAATAAACGGATTCGTAGAGGTGAAGCAAATCAGATATACAATGAAACTGGAATAGCAATTGTGGAGAAAGATTGGATAGTTGATAGTTTGGGAAAATATTCGCTCAAGGGAATTATTGATTACCTCATAAATGACGTTGAGTGTCTTTATGCGCGTAAAAATGACTATTCCTGTCTACTAATGGATAATGATTAa
- the LOC121121201 gene encoding uncharacterized protein isoform X2, which yields MNVVDSEKVAQIFNALKSSLQCGICYSHLINPTTITDCGHTFCSLCIKGIIGANKNSRCPYCSEGTFSRRKGTFLDSKVSELLRYVERLNCPKESEGKKVTTSKTDGFLIQGPKLGVTKKTASRKRRGRATFSLESNTEDVFQLKSDQLDINHFMESQHSDHGNNIVSVSLLEDEDVNIASPKDDSTPTDKTFSKTVLLPNKGEKEKNTNFYPNGLTSRITEPRSKVANFFKRGSILPDKLPRRKVCAFNQLGSLLPHVASNLESKYPSIDSILARKHENKTFKSPSTPLAKEDPSTPLFSHRRSSEKSFKHHYHRRLINDSYSAFKSNNSLRDEEETIKDKYGSFRRLSKEKIIGAQPLTQTSNQTKTKDDYTQREVLKEMIPSVNVEMAVEKPDENEDDDLPTGPISLKKIDSNSQNRTPSLSQKSAQNHDTSDIEDGQSTQEMVQKLMKLKEQAALLHQKIESEKKIPPSDEEDEIFLSTPETLPKKKKRPPIGYPSSARKKLKVNTDEGNGGYVFPSGTKVMVSALQTDYDSSCYRKFCEIYEGQATFLSGDFDESINILILSTVNDEDLRCNRTVKYLFALASGSLQNPVSYIVKDFSGFNGPQRSFQRNENTPPLFSQFEFGLIGEFDSDFDEEKLAKLIQLGGGRIVRNMSEMTNSDENVNLLVADKNIEENKRIRRGEANQIYNETGIAIVEKDWIVDSLGKYSLKGIIDYLINDVECLYARKNDYSCLLMDND from the exons ATGAATGTTGTGGACTCCGAGAAAGTGGCTCAAATATTCAATGCACTCAAGAGCAGTTTACAATGTGGTATCTGCTATAGTCACTTAATCAATCCGACGACTATCACTGACTGTGGCCATACTTTTTGCTCCTTGTGTATTAAAGGAATTATTGGAGCAAATAAAAATAG CCGATGTCCTTATTGCTCTGAAGGGACTTTTTCCCGCCGCAAAGGTACATTTTTGGACTCGAAAGTATCTGAATTACTTCGCTATGTGGAGAGGCTAAATTGCCCTAAGGAATCGGAGGGGAAGAAGGTCACAACATCTAAAACAGATGGTTTTCTCATTCAGGGTCCCAAATTGGGAGTAACGAAAAAGACGGCGAGTAGGAAACGTAGAGGTCGAGCGACTTTCAGCCTTGAATCCAATACAGAAGATGTTTTTCAGCTCAAGAGTGACCAATTggatattaatcattttatggaATCGCAACATTCTGATCATGGGAATAATATCGTGAGTGTCTCTCTTCTCGAGGATGAAGATGTGAATATTGCT AGTCCCAAGGATGATTCTACTCCTACagataaaactttttcaaaaacagtCTTACTTCCTAACAAaggagagaaagagaaaaatacgAATTTTTATCCTAATGGTCTAACATCACGTATTACTGAGCCACGATCAAAAGTAGCCAATTTCTTCAAACGGGGCTCTATACTTCCAGATAAACTCCCAAGACGAAAAGTATGTGCCTTTAATCAGTTAGGGTCCCTTTTGCCTCATGTAGCTTCTAATCTTGAATCAAAATATCCATCCATTGATTCAATCCTTGCAcgaaaacatgaaaataaaacttttaagtcACCCTCTACTCCCTTGGCAAAGGAGGATCCATCTACTCCTCTTTTTTCTCATCGAAGATCCTCtgaaaaatcttttaaacaCCACTATCATCGTCGGCTCATCAATGATAGTTACTCTGcctttaaaagtaataatagcCTTAGAGATGAAGAAGAAACCATAAAAGACAAATATGGGTCTTTCAGACGTCtatccaaagaaaaaatcattgggGCTCAACCCTTAACTCAAACTTCAAACCAAACTAAAACTAAGGATGATTATACACAGAGAGAAGTCCTTAAGGAAATGATTCCTTCAGTCAATGTGGAAATGGCAGTGGAGAAGCCAGATGAAAATGAGGATGATGATTTGCCAACTGGGCCAATAAGCTTGAAAAAAATCGACAGCAACTCTCAGAATAGGACACCATCTTTATCTCAAAAGAGCGCACAGAACCATGACACTTCCGATATAGAAGACGGTCAATCAACTCAAGAAATggtacaaaaattaatgaagctCAAAGAGCAAGCCGCCTTACTTCATCAAAAGATAgaaagtgagaaaaaaataccaCCAAGTGACGAAGAGGATGAAATATTCCTAAGCACACCTGAAACATTACCCAAGAAGAAGAAACGACCCCCCATTGGATATCCATCCTCAGCTCGTAAGAAACTTAAGGTAAATACTGATGAAGGTAATGGAGGCTACGTGTTCCCTTCGGGGACTAAAGTCATGGTGAGTGCTCTACAAACAGATTATGACTCGTCCTGTTATAGAAAGTTTTGTGAGATTTACGAAGGTCAAGCCACTTTTCTTAGTGGGGATTTTGATGAATCTATTAATATCCTCATTCTCAGCACTGTGAATGACGAGGATCTCCGATGTAATCGAactgtcaaatatttatttgctttagCGTCTG GATCTCTACAGAATCCCGTATCCTATATTGTCAAAGACTTTTCGGGATTTAATGGCCCCCAACGCTCATTTCAAAGGAATGAAAATACTCCTCCACTATTTTCTCAATTTGAGTTTGGATTGATTGGTGAGTTTGACTCtgattttgatgaagaaaaactTGCCAAATTGATTCAACTGGGGGGAGGACGGATTGTACGAAACATGAGTGAGATGACGAATTCGGATGAAAATGTGAATTTACTTGTAGCTGACAAAAATATCGAGGAAAATAAACGGATTCGTAGAGGTGAAGCAAATCAGATATACAATGAAACTGGAATAGCAATTGTGGAGAAAGATTGGATAGTTGATAGTTTGGGAAAATATTCGCTCAAGGGAATTATTGATTACCTCATAAATGACGTTGAGTGTCTTTATGCGCGTAAAAATGACTATTCCTGTCTACTAATGGATAATGATTAa